DNA sequence from the Streptomyces cinnabarinus genome:
GAGTGACGGTGACGGTCGCCAACTCCGGTCTGGTCAATGACAGTTCCCGCATGGCGTCGATCACGTCCTCCCGGGACGGCAGGTCCAGCGCGTTGTACGGCTCATCGAGCAGCAGCAGCGCCGGGGCGGACATCAGTGCCCGCGCGACGAGGACGCGGGCTCGCTGACCACCCGAGCACGCGCCGTACGGCCGATCGGCGAGGTCCTTGCAGTTCAGCTCGGACAGCAGCTCATGGGCCCGCTCGCGCGTCGCCGGGTCGTAGGCACGCCACAGCGGCTGCACGGTGCCGGTCGCCCCCGTGAGGACGACGGTGTGCGCTGTCGCGTTGTGCGGCACCTCCTGCATCGGTGACACGAAGCCGATACGAGTGCGCAGTTCGCGCAGGTCGACGCGGCCGATGCGGTGGCCCAGCACATCCACGGTGCCGCGGGTGGGGTGGCCCTGCGCGCCGAGGAGCCGCAGCAGGGTCGTCTTCCCGGCGCCGTTGGGCCCGAGCAGCGCCCAGTGCTCACCGGCGCGCACCCGCCAGTCGACGCCGTCCAGGACGACCTGACCGGCCGGGTGCCGCAGCACAGTGACGCCGGCCAGCTCGGCCAGGGCCGTGCTCATACGGCCACCCCGGCCCCGACGTGCGCCCTGACCCAGTCCACGACGCCATGGACGGGAGTGCCCGGTGTGAAGACGCGGGCCACGCCCATCCGCTCCAACTGGGCAATGTCCACCTCAGGGATGATCCCCCCGCCGAAGACCGTGATGTCGCAGGCGTCGCGCTGCTCCAGCAGCTCGATCACCCGGGCGAAGAGAGTGAGATGGGCGCCGGACAGGACGGACAGGCCGATCCCGGCGGCGTCCTCCTGGATCGCGGCCTCGACGATCTGCTCGGGCGACTGGTGCAGCCCCGTGTAGATCACCTCGAAGCCCGCGTCCCGCAGTGCCCGGGCGATCACCTTGGCCCCGCGGTCATGACCGTCCAGCCCGGGCTTGGCCACAACGACGCGGCAGGCAGGGGAAGTTGCAGACATGTGGGTCACCTGTTCCAGCGTTGCGGTCAGAAGGCGTCGATGGGGACGTAGATGCCCCACACCTCGCGCAGGGCGTTGCAGACTTCGCCGACGGTGGCGCGGGCGCGCAGGGCGTCCTTCATCGGGTAGAGGACGTTGTCGTCGCCCTCGGCGGCCTTCTTCAGGGCGGCCAGGGCGGTGTCGACGGCCTGCTGGTCGCGTTCGGCGCGGAGCTTGGCCAGGCGCTCGGCCTGCTGGGCCTCGATGGCGGGGTCCACCCGCAGCGGCTCGTAGGGCTCCTCCGCGTCCAGCTGGAAGCGGTTGACGCCGACGACGACCCGCTCGCCGGAGTCGGTCTCCTGGGCGATGCGGTAGGCGCTGCGCTCGATCTCGTTCTTCTGGAAGCCGTGCTCGATGGCGGTGACCGCGCCGCCGAGCTCCTCGACCTTGTGCATCAGCTCCAGCGCCGCCGCCTCGACCTCGTCGGTCATCTTCTCGATGACATAAGAGCCCGCGAACGGGTCGACCGTGGCGGTGACATCGGTCTCGTAGGCCAGCACCTGCTGGGTGCGCAGGGCCAGGCGGGCCGACTTGTCGGTGGGCAGCGCGATGGCCTCGTCGAAGGAGTTGGTGTGCAGCGACTGCGTGCCGCCCAGGACCGCGGCCAGGCCCTGGACCGCGACCCGGACCAGGTTCACCTCGGGCTGCTGGGCGGTCAGCTGGACGCCCGCGGTCTGCGTGTGGAAGCGCAGCATCAGCGACTTGGGGTTCTTCGCGCCGAACTCGTCCCGCATCACCCGCGCCCAGATCCGGCGGGCCGCACGGAACTTGGCGACCTCCTCCAGGATCGTCGTACGGGCCACGAAGAAGAACGACAGCCGCGGGGCGAAGTCGTCGACGTCCATGCCCGCCGCGACCGCCGTACGGACGTACTCGATGCCGTCCGCCAGGGTGAACGCGATCTCCTGCGCGGGCGAGGCACCCGCCTCCGCCATGTGGTAGCCGGAGATCGAGATGGTGTTCCACTTCGGGATCTCGGCCCGGCAGTACTTGAAGATGTCGGCGATCAGACGCAGCGACGGCTTCGGCGGGAAGATGTACGTCCCGCGCGCGATGTACTCCTTGAGCACATCGTTCTGGATCGTGCCGGTCAGCTGCGCGGCCGGCACGCCCTGCTCCTCGCCGACCAGCTGGTACATGAGCAGCAGCAGCGCAGCCGGCGCGTTGATGGTCATCGACGTGGAGACCTTGTCCAGCGGGATCCCGCCGAACAGCACCCGCATGTCCTCCACCGAGTCGATGGCCACGCCGACCTTGCCGACCTCGCCGTGCGCGATCGACGCATCGGAGTCATGACCCATCTGGGTGGGCAGGTCGAAGGCGACCGACAACCCCATCGTGCCGTTGGCGATCAGCTGCTTGTAACGGGCGTTGGACTCCGTCGCGGTACCGAAACCCGCGTACTGGCGCATCGTCCAGGGACGCCCGGTGTACATCGACGGGTACACACCCCGGGTGAAGGGATACGAGCCCGGCGCGCCGAGCTTCTCGGCCGCGTCCCAGCCCGCAAGGTCATCCGGTCCGTAGACCGGTTCGATGGGCAGTCCGGACTCCGACTCGCGTGGTGTCGCTGTCATGTGCGTTGCTTTCCTCAGCCGTCCAGGCCGTGCAGCCAGGCACGGACGCTCTCGTTGTGTTCGCCCAGGCGGGGCGGCGGACGGTGACCCGCGCGGCCCGAGTCGTCGAACCGGACGGCGGGGCCGGGGAGTTCGATGGTGCCGAGCGACGGGTGGTCCACCTCGATCACCAGGCCCTGGGAGCGGGTCTGGGGGCAGTCGTAGACCTGATCGAGGGTGCGGACCTCGCCGGCCGGGACCCCGGCCGCGTCCAGCAGGGCCAGCCAGTGTGCGGGCGGCTGCTCCAGGAGCTTCTTCTCGATGTCCGCGACGAGTTCGTCGCGACGGGCGACGCGCCGCGCGTTGCCGTCGTAGCGCGGGTCCGCGGTGTCCAGGCCGATGATCTCCGCGAACCGCGCCCACTGGGCGTCGTTGGCGGCCGCCACCTGGATCGCCCCGCCGTCACAGCGGAACAGCCCGTACGGGGCGATCGCCACATGATGGTTGCCGGCGGCCCGGCCCACCTCACCGGCCACGGTGTACCGGGTGCCCTGGAAGGCGTGGACGCCGACGATCGAGGCGAGCAGCGAGGTGCGGACCACCTTGCCGCGCCCGGTGCGTTCGCGCTCGAAGAGCGCGGTGAGCACGCCGTACGCGCCGTTCATGCCCGCCAGCACGTCCCCGATGGGTACGCCGACCTTGGTGGGGCTGTCGGGGTCCGGGCCGGTCAGGCTCATCAGCCCGGCCTCGCCCTGCGCTATCTGGTCGTAGCCGGCGCGGCCGCCCTGCGGCCCGTCGTGGCCGAAGCCGCTGATGGACAGGACGACCAGGCGCGGGTTGAGCTCGTGCAGGCGTGTCGTGGAGAAGCCGAGCCGGTCCATCACGCCCGGCCGGAAGTTCTCCACCAGGACGTCGGCGTGCCGGACCAGCCGGGTCAGCAGGTCGGCACCCTCGGGTGACTTCAGATCCGCGGTCACCGACTCCTTGTTGCGGTTGCAGGACAGGAAGTACGTCGACTCGGGCGCGTCCTCGGGTCCGACGAACGGGGGTCCCCAGCCGCGCGACTCGTCCCCGGTGCCGGGGGCCTCGACCTTGATGACCCGTGCGCCCATGTCGCCGAGCATCATCGCGGTCTGCGGCCCGGCCAGGGCACGGGACAGGTCGACGACGACCACTCCGGTCAGCGGGCCTGTGGTGGTGGCGGTGTTCATCGCTCAGCGCTCCAGGTGCACGGAGACGTGCTTGCGCTGGGTGTAGCTGTCGAGCATGCCCTCCAGGGAGAACTCCCGGCCGATGCCGCTCTGCTTGAATCCGCCGTACGACTGGCCCAGCACCTGGCCGCCGCCCTGGTTGACCTGGACCCAGCCGGCCTCCAGGGCGTGCGCGGTGCGCAGCGCGGCGCCCAGGTCGTGGGTCCAGACGAATCCGGCGAGGCCGTAGTGGGTGTCATTGGCCATCCGGAGCACCTCCGCCTCGTCGCGCCACGGGATCACGCACACCACCGGGCCGAAGATCTCCTCGGCCGCGATGCGCCAGGAGTTGGAGACGTTGGCGAAGACCGTGGGCCGGTGGAACCAGCCCTGGGCGAGCGGGCCCTCGGCGGGCGGCAGGCCGCCGAGCGCGAGATCCACGCCGGGCTGCTCGATGCCGTCGGCGATGTAGTCGCGGACCCGGTCGAACTGGCGGCCGTTGACGATGGTTCCCATGTCGCTGGCCTCGTCGAGGGGATCGCCGACGACCAGCTTGGACAGCCGGTCCACGAGCTTGTCGACGAAGGAGTCGAGGACGTGCTCGTGGACGAAGAGCCGGGATCCGGCGGTGCAGGACTGGCCCTGCCGGAAGAACCGCATCCCGCTGATGGTGCCGTCGACCACCCAGTCCTCGTCGGCGTCGGGGAAGACGATCTGCGGGCTCTTGCCGCCCAGTTCCAGCGACACGGGGACGATCCGCTCGGCGCCCTTCTCCATGACCCGGCGGCCCACGGCCGTGGAGCCGGTGAAGGACAGCTTGGCGACCGCGGGGTGCGAGGTGAGGGCCTCACCGGCCTCGGTGCCGTATCCGGTGATGACGTTCAGCACGCCCTCGGGCAGATACTCCTGGCAGATCCGCGCGACGGCCAGGACGGCCAGCGGGGCGTCCTCGGCCAGCTTCAGGACCAGGGTGTTGCCCGAGACGAGCGCCGGGGCGATCTTCAGCGCGGAGAGCATCAGCGGGGCGTTCCAGGGCACGATGGCGCCGACGACGCCGAGCGGCTCGCGCCGTGAGTAGTCCAGGACGAGGGAGTTGAGCGGGATGCTCTCGCCCTTGGTCTCACCGGCGACACCGGCGAAGTAGCGGAAGGCATCGACGACGAACTGCATCTCGCCGCGCGACTGGGTGCGGATCGCGTTGCCGTTCTCCAGGGACAGCAGCCGGGCGATGCGTTCCTGCTCGGGTTCCAGCGCGTCGGCGATCCTGCGGAAGAGGTCGCCGCGATCGCGTGGGCGCAGCTCCCGCCAGCCCGGGAAGGCGCGGGCGGCCGCGGTCACGGCTCGTTCGACGTCCTCGGCGCCGCCGCGCGGGACCCGGCCGAGGACCGTGCGGTCGCGCGGGCTCTCGACGTCGATCCACCGGCCGTCGGCGGCTTCGGTCCACTCACCGGCGATCAGCATGGGCGTGTCACCGACGTGGTGCTCGGACTGGGGAGCGGTGGTCTGCTGCGTGATCATGATGGTCCCTAGGAAGGTGGGGCGTGAGGGGCTGGTCGGCCCAGGGCCGACACCGCCGCCGCGGCGGCGAGGTGGAGGGGGATCGGCTGCCAGGAGCCGAAGAGGCGGAGCGGGGGGGCGGCCAGGTCAGTCGCGGCCGCGGATCTCGCGGATCACCGCGGAGGCGTCCAGGTGCCCCTCGGTGGCGGCCAGGGCGGCGAAGACGGTGTCGGCACCGCTGGACACCGGCAGGTCGACACCGGCTTCGGCGGCGGCGCCGAGCGCCAGCCGGAGGTCCTTGCTCATCAGGGCGGCGGCGAAGTTGGCGCGGTAGCCGTTGTCCGCGGCCGACCCCTCGACGAGACCGGGCCAGGGGCAGAAGTTGCGCAGGGCCCAGCTGTCGCCGGAGGAGGTGCTGACGATGTCGTAGAGGCTGTGGGCGTCCAGGCCCAGGCGCTCGGCGAGGACGAAAGCCTCGGCGACGGCCGTCATGGTCGTCCCGAACAGCATGTTGTTGCAGATCTTGGCGGCCTGGCCGGCGCCCGCGGCGCCGGTGTGGACGATGTTCGCCCCCATCGCCTCCAGGTAGGGACGGGCCAGCTCGAAGGCGTAGGGGGCGCCGCCGACCATGAAGGTCAGGGTGCCGGCCCTGGCCTTGGCGACCCCGCCGGACACCGGGGCGTCCACCACGGGCAGGCCGCGGTCGGTCAGCGCCGCGTGGACGGCGCGGGCGCTGTGGATGTCGATGGTCGAGGAGTCGATGACGAGGGTGCCGGCGCCGGCCTGAGCCAGGACGCCTTCCTCGCCGAGGACCACGTCCCGTACGTGCCGTCCCGTCGGCAGCATCGTGACCACGACCTCGGCCTTCGCCACCGCTTCCGCGACGGATACGGCGATGGTCACCCCGGCCTCGCGAGCGGCCGTGACGGCCTCGGGGGAGAGGTCGTAGCCGTGCACCTCGTGCCCGGCGGCCACGAGGTTGGCGGCCATGGGGCCGCCCATGTTGCCGAGACCGATGAATCCGATGGTGGTCATCCCGCTACCTCCTGGTGCCGTGGGGCTGTTGGCGTCAAAGGTCGGACCTGCACACCTGCACAGGCAAGAGGCACTTGGACACAGGTACTGTGCGGATGTGCACATCAATCAGAAGGTCAACCTCGACGACCTGCGCTATTTCCTGGCGCTGGCCCGGCATGGACGGCTGGTCGCGGCGGGTGAGCGACTCGGCGTCGAACACACCACGGTCTCCCGCCGCCTCGCCGCACTGGAGAAGGCCGTGGGCCATCGGCTCTTCGAGCGGACCCGTACGGGCTGGACGCCGACCGCGGCCGGCCGGCGACTGCTGCCGCACGCCGAACGGATCGAGGCCGAGGCGGCCCTCGCGTTCTCCGACGCGGACGACGAGACGCGCCCGGTCTCGGGTCTGGTGCGGATCGTCGCCACCGACGCGGCGGGCTCGGTGCTCGTCGCACCCGCGCTCGCTCCGCTGCACGCCCGCCATCCGGACATCGACCTCGAACTGGTTACGACCAGCGCCCTGATCAGCCACCACACCGGTCAGTTCGACGTGGCGGTCACCTTGCACCGGCCCGAGCTCCCCAGACTGCACGCGCGCCCACTCGGCGACTACGCGCTGCGGCTGTACGCGTCACCCGGCTATCTGCGACGCCGGACGCCGGTCCGCACCCCCGACGACCTCGCCGCGCACGAGATGGTCTGGTACATCGAGTCCCTGCTCGACCTGCCCGAGCTGCGGGTCTTCCACCAGGTGTCCGAGACGGCCGAGTTCGCCTTCCGCAGCAGCAATGTCTTCGCCCAGCTGGAGGCGGTCGCCGCGGGGATGGGCATCGGCCTGCTGCCCGCCTTCCTAGCCGGGGGCGACACCCGCCTCGTACCGGTGCTGGCGGCCGAGCTGGAGGTGGCGCGCACCTTCTGGATGATCGTGCCGTCCACGCTGCTCAACGTGGAGCGGGTGCGGATCGTGAGCGAGCACCTGGCGTCGTGGTTCGAGGAGCAGGCGGACGTGCTGCGCCCCCGCTGAATTCTTCCCCTCTCTATCCGGAGGTACTGGGCCCTCCGGTTCACGCGCAGCATGAGCGCATGAATGGCACACCCCTACGGACGGTGACACGATGCTGACCACCAGCCTTACCGACGACCAGCTGGCCATCGTCGAGACCACCCTGGACTTCGCCCAGGAGCACCTCGCACCCCAGGCCGAGGCATGGGACCAGCAGAAGCACTTCCCCGTGGACGTGCTGCGCAAGGGTGCCGAACTGGGTCTCGGCGGCGTGTACGTGGCGGAGGACCGGGGCGGCGCCGGCCTCACCCGCTCCGACGGCGTCCTCGTCTTCGAGGCGCTCGCCGTCGGCTGTCCCGCCGTCGCGGGCTACTTCTCCATCCACAACATGGTCGCCTGGATGATCGACCGCTTCGGGGACGACTCCCAGCGCGCCCGCTGGCTGCCCGGTCTGTGCTCCATGGACACCCTCGGCAGCTACTGCCTCACCGAGCCCGGCGCCGGTTCCGACGCCGCCGCGCTGCGCACCCGCGCCGAACGCGACGGCGACCATTACGTCCTGACCGGTGTGAAGCAGTTCATCTCAGGTGCGGGCGCCTCCGGCGTCTACCTGGTGATGGCCCGCACCGGCGACGAGGGACCCCGTGGCATCACCGCCTTCGTCGTCCAGCGCGACGACGCGGGGCTGTCGTTCGGGCCCAACGAGAAGAAGATGGGCTGGAACGCCCAGCCGACGTGCCAGGTGATCCTGGACGGCGTCCGGATCCCCGCCGACCGCAGGCTCGGCGCCGAGGGCGACGGCTTCCGTATCGCGATGCAGGGCCTCAACGGCGGCCGGCTCGGTATCGCGGCGTGCTCCCTCGGCGGTGCGCAGAGCGCCCTGGACCGCAGTCGCGGCTACCTCTCCGACCGTGAGGCCTTCGGCGTCCCGCTCATCGAGTCCTCCGCGCTCCAGTTCCGTCTCGCCGACATGGCCACCGAACTGGCCGCCGCCCGCGCACTGGTCCGGCAGGCCGCCGCCGCCCTGGACCGCGCGGATCCGCAGGCGCCGCAACTGTGCGCCATGGCCAAGCGGTTCGCCACCGACACCGGCTTCGCCGTCGCCGACCAGGCACTCCAACTCCACGGTGGCTACGGCTACTTGAGTGAGTACGGCGTCGAGAAGATAGTCCGGGACCTCCGTGTCCACCAGATCCTGGAAGGGTCCAACGAGATCATGCGCCTCATCGTCGCCCGCGGCCTCATCGGAGCCGCCCGATGACCGCCGACACCTCCGTACTGGCCGAGGTCCGCGGTCACGCCGGATACCTCGTCCTCAACCGCCCGAAGGCCCTCAACGCCCTCAGCCACCTCATGGTGCGCCGCATCGACGACGCGCTGACCGAGTGGGAGCACGATCCCCGCGTCGACACCGTGGTGATCAGCGGAGCGGGGGAGCGGGGGCTGTGCGCGGGCGGCGACATCCGCTCCATCCACGACGACGCCCGCAGCGGTGGCATGGCCTCGGCGGACTTCTGGTACGACGAGTACCGGCTCAACGCCCGTATCGCCCGCTACCGCAAGCCGTATGTGGCCCTCATGGACGGCATCGTCATGGGCGGCGGTGTCGGCGTCTCCGCGCACGGCAGCGTGCGTGTCGCCACCGAGCGCTCCCGGGTCGCGATGCCCGAGACCGGCATCGGATTCGTCCCCGACGTCGGCGGTACCCACCTGCTCTCCCGCGCGCCCGGCGAACTCGGCACCCACCTGGCGCTCACCGGCGCCCCCGTGGGAGTCGCGGACGCCCGACTCTGCGGCCTGGTCGACTACTTCGTCCCGTCGAACCTGCTGCCCGCTCTCTCGGCGGCCCTCGCCGACACCCCGGCCCACGAGGCCGTCGGACGCTACGCCGCCGAACCCCCGGACGGCGAACTGGCCGCCCAGCGCGCGTGGATCGACGAGTGCTATGCCGCCGACACGGTGGAGGAGATCATCCGCCGGCTCCTCGACACCGGTATCGCCGAGGCCAAGGAAGCCGCCGGGACGATCCTCACCAAGTCGCCGACCGCGCTCAAGGTCACCCTCGCCGCCCTGCGGTCGGCCCGCGAACTCGGGTCCCTGGAACGGGCGCTGGAGCAGGAGTACCGCATCGCGTGCACCGCGCTGTCCTCCGCGGACCTGGTGGAGGGCATCCGGGCCCAGGTCATCGACAAGGACCGTGACCCGCGCTGGTCCCCGCCCTCGCTCGCCGAGGTGACCGGCCCGGACGTGGCACGCTTCTTCGCCCCGCTCGGCCGACGCGAGCTCTCCTTCGCCCCCGACGACACCCTTCCCGTCGAAGAGATCGGAGCACCTCGATGACGGACAGCGCCACCACGACGTCGTACGAGACCATCCTCGTCGAACGCAAGGGCCGCACCGCCCTGATCACGCTCAACCGGCCGCGGGCGCTGAACGCCCTCAACCTCCAGGTCATGCACGAGATCGTGGCCGCCACCGAGGCGCTGGACCGTGACCACGAGGTGGGCTGCATCGTCCTCACCGGCTCCGACCGGGCCTTCGCCGCCGGCGCCGACATCAAGGAGATGCGTCCCCGGGACTACATGGACATGTACCTCAGCGACTGGTTCACGGCCTGGGACCGGATCGGCGGACTGCGCACACCGACCGTCGCCGCTGTCGCCGGGTACGCACTGGGCGGCGGCTGCGAACTGGCCATGCTCTGCGACATCCTGCTCGCCGCCGACACGGCCGTCTTCGGGCAGCCCGAGATCAAGCTCGGTGTGATCCCCGGCATCGGCGGATCCCAGCGCCTGACCCGGGCCGTGGGCAAGGCGAAGGCGATGGAACTGTGCCTGACCGGCCG
Encoded proteins:
- a CDS encoding ABC transporter ATP-binding protein, which gives rise to MSTALAELAGVTVLRHPAGQVVLDGVDWRVRAGEHWALLGPNGAGKTTLLRLLGAQGHPTRGTVDVLGHRIGRVDLRELRTRIGFVSPMQEVPHNATAHTVVLTGATGTVQPLWRAYDPATRERAHELLSELNCKDLADRPYGACSGGQRARVLVARALMSAPALLLLDEPYNALDLPSREDVIDAMRELSLTRPELATVTVTHYLEELPGSTGHALLLREGRVQACGTVDEVLTGARLSACFGRPIEVERNAGRWAARSARTV
- a CDS encoding cobalamin B12-binding domain-containing protein; this encodes MSATSPACRVVVAKPGLDGHDRGAKVIARALRDAGFEVIYTGLHQSPEQIVEAAIQEDAAGIGLSVLSGAHLTLFARVIELLEQRDACDITVFGGGIIPEVDIAQLERMGVARVFTPGTPVHGVVDWVRAHVGAGVAV
- a CDS encoding acyl-CoA mutase large subunit family protein, with translation MTATPRESESGLPIEPVYGPDDLAGWDAAEKLGAPGSYPFTRGVYPSMYTGRPWTMRQYAGFGTATESNARYKQLIANGTMGLSVAFDLPTQMGHDSDASIAHGEVGKVGVAIDSVEDMRVLFGGIPLDKVSTSMTINAPAALLLLMYQLVGEEQGVPAAQLTGTIQNDVLKEYIARGTYIFPPKPSLRLIADIFKYCRAEIPKWNTISISGYHMAEAGASPAQEIAFTLADGIEYVRTAVAAGMDVDDFAPRLSFFFVARTTILEEVAKFRAARRIWARVMRDEFGAKNPKSLMLRFHTQTAGVQLTAQQPEVNLVRVAVQGLAAVLGGTQSLHTNSFDEAIALPTDKSARLALRTQQVLAYETDVTATVDPFAGSYVIEKMTDEVEAAALELMHKVEELGGAVTAIEHGFQKNEIERSAYRIAQETDSGERVVVGVNRFQLDAEEPYEPLRVDPAIEAQQAERLAKLRAERDQQAVDTALAALKKAAEGDDNVLYPMKDALRARATVGEVCNALREVWGIYVPIDAF
- a CDS encoding CaiB/BaiF CoA transferase family protein, with amino-acid sequence MNTATTTGPLTGVVVVDLSRALAGPQTAMMLGDMGARVIKVEAPGTGDESRGWGPPFVGPEDAPESTYFLSCNRNKESVTADLKSPEGADLLTRLVRHADVLVENFRPGVMDRLGFSTTRLHELNPRLVVLSISGFGHDGPQGGRAGYDQIAQGEAGLMSLTGPDPDSPTKVGVPIGDVLAGMNGAYGVLTALFERERTGRGKVVRTSLLASIVGVHAFQGTRYTVAGEVGRAAGNHHVAIAPYGLFRCDGGAIQVAAANDAQWARFAEIIGLDTADPRYDGNARRVARRDELVADIEKKLLEQPPAHWLALLDAAGVPAGEVRTLDQVYDCPQTRSQGLVIEVDHPSLGTIELPGPAVRFDDSGRAGHRPPPRLGEHNESVRAWLHGLDG
- a CDS encoding aldehyde dehydrogenase family protein is translated as MITQQTTAPQSEHHVGDTPMLIAGEWTEAADGRWIDVESPRDRTVLGRVPRGGAEDVERAVTAAARAFPGWRELRPRDRGDLFRRIADALEPEQERIARLLSLENGNAIRTQSRGEMQFVVDAFRYFAGVAGETKGESIPLNSLVLDYSRREPLGVVGAIVPWNAPLMLSALKIAPALVSGNTLVLKLAEDAPLAVLAVARICQEYLPEGVLNVITGYGTEAGEALTSHPAVAKLSFTGSTAVGRRVMEKGAERIVPVSLELGGKSPQIVFPDADEDWVVDGTISGMRFFRQGQSCTAGSRLFVHEHVLDSFVDKLVDRLSKLVVGDPLDEASDMGTIVNGRQFDRVRDYIADGIEQPGVDLALGGLPPAEGPLAQGWFHRPTVFANVSNSWRIAAEEIFGPVVCVIPWRDEAEVLRMANDTHYGLAGFVWTHDLGAALRTAHALEAGWVQVNQGGGQVLGQSYGGFKQSGIGREFSLEGMLDSYTQRKHVSVHLER
- the mmsB gene encoding 3-hydroxyisobutyrate dehydrogenase, whose amino-acid sequence is MTTIGFIGLGNMGGPMAANLVAAGHEVHGYDLSPEAVTAAREAGVTIAVSVAEAVAKAEVVVTMLPTGRHVRDVVLGEEGVLAQAGAGTLVIDSSTIDIHSARAVHAALTDRGLPVVDAPVSGGVAKARAGTLTFMVGGAPYAFELARPYLEAMGANIVHTGAAGAGQAAKICNNMLFGTTMTAVAEAFVLAERLGLDAHSLYDIVSTSSGDSWALRNFCPWPGLVEGSAADNGYRANFAAALMSKDLRLALGAAAEAGVDLPVSSGADTVFAALAATEGHLDASAVIREIRGRD
- a CDS encoding LysR family transcriptional regulator, giving the protein MHINQKVNLDDLRYFLALARHGRLVAAGERLGVEHTTVSRRLAALEKAVGHRLFERTRTGWTPTAAGRRLLPHAERIEAEAALAFSDADDETRPVSGLVRIVATDAAGSVLVAPALAPLHARHPDIDLELVTTSALISHHTGQFDVAVTLHRPELPRLHARPLGDYALRLYASPGYLRRRTPVRTPDDLAAHEMVWYIESLLDLPELRVFHQVSETAEFAFRSSNVFAQLEAVAAGMGIGLLPAFLAGGDTRLVPVLAAELEVARTFWMIVPSTLLNVERVRIVSEHLASWFEEQADVLRPR
- a CDS encoding acyl-CoA dehydrogenase family protein; the encoded protein is MLTTSLTDDQLAIVETTLDFAQEHLAPQAEAWDQQKHFPVDVLRKGAELGLGGVYVAEDRGGAGLTRSDGVLVFEALAVGCPAVAGYFSIHNMVAWMIDRFGDDSQRARWLPGLCSMDTLGSYCLTEPGAGSDAAALRTRAERDGDHYVLTGVKQFISGAGASGVYLVMARTGDEGPRGITAFVVQRDDAGLSFGPNEKKMGWNAQPTCQVILDGVRIPADRRLGAEGDGFRIAMQGLNGGRLGIAACSLGGAQSALDRSRGYLSDREAFGVPLIESSALQFRLADMATELAAARALVRQAAAALDRADPQAPQLCAMAKRFATDTGFAVADQALQLHGGYGYLSEYGVEKIVRDLRVHQILEGSNEIMRLIVARGLIGAAR
- a CDS encoding enoyl-CoA hydratase/isomerase family protein, whose translation is MTADTSVLAEVRGHAGYLVLNRPKALNALSHLMVRRIDDALTEWEHDPRVDTVVISGAGERGLCAGGDIRSIHDDARSGGMASADFWYDEYRLNARIARYRKPYVALMDGIVMGGGVGVSAHGSVRVATERSRVAMPETGIGFVPDVGGTHLLSRAPGELGTHLALTGAPVGVADARLCGLVDYFVPSNLLPALSAALADTPAHEAVGRYAAEPPDGELAAQRAWIDECYAADTVEEIIRRLLDTGIAEAKEAAGTILTKSPTALKVTLAALRSARELGSLERALEQEYRIACTALSSADLVEGIRAQVIDKDRDPRWSPPSLAEVTGPDVARFFAPLGRRELSFAPDDTLPVEEIGAPR
- a CDS encoding enoyl-CoA hydratase; translated protein: MTDSATTTSYETILVERKGRTALITLNRPRALNALNLQVMHEIVAATEALDRDHEVGCIVLTGSDRAFAAGADIKEMRPRDYMDMYLSDWFTAWDRIGGLRTPTVAAVAGYALGGGCELAMLCDILLAADTAVFGQPEIKLGVIPGIGGSQRLTRAVGKAKAMELCLTGRTMDAAEAERAGLVSRVVPADRLLAEALAVAETVAGMSKPVAMMAKEAVDRAFETSLTEGVRFERRLFHAVFATADQKEGMAAFVEKRPPTFTHR